One Alosa alosa isolate M-15738 ecotype Scorff River chromosome 22, AALO_Geno_1.1, whole genome shotgun sequence DNA segment encodes these proteins:
- the jakmip3 gene encoding janus kinase and microtubule-interacting protein 3 isoform X17 yields MSKKGPGSRSKGERPDALAALQAANEELRAKLTDIQIELQQEKSKVSKLEREKTQEVRHEQNKSTVVVTELRAKLHEEKLRELHGVRETLLRQHEQELVRVIKIKDGEIQRLQGLVAALRDGPADKLRSALAGEVREEVRRSFEGERGRLQQEILELKGAKRQMEEALTTAVQADKTKAAEIRSVYHLHQEEINRIKRECEKEIRRLMEEIKVKDRAVAGLERELGVQTGVAQRLALLREAERPAAGPRPEPPYSSSAGDSLEPSASPQLDEKDARRFQLKIAELSAIIRKLEDRNALLSEERNELLKRLREAESQFMPLLDKNKRLSRKNEELAHAFRRMENKLRFVTQENIEMREKAGTIRRPSSLNDLDQSQEEREIEFLRLQVLEQQNIIDDLSKALETAGYVKTVIERDMLLRYRRQDSARRKKSIKPCKQPVIETFFGYDEEASLDSDGSSISYHTDRTPCTPDDDLEEGMIREETELRFRQLTMEYQALQRAYALLQEQVGGTFDAEKEVKTREQMQTELIRYQTRVQDLECVLSQQGQDMKWIEEKQALYQRNQVLVEKIKQMESEEHRLKNEIQDIKDQNELLEFRILELEERERRSPAINFHNIYFSEGVSPLQVYCEAEGVSDIVISELMKKLDILGDNATLSNEEQVVVIHARTVLTLAEKWLEQIEVTKSALTQKMLDIESEKDLFSKQKGYLDDELDYRKQSVDQAHKRILELEAMLFDALQQEAGAKVSELLSEEERNALQRAVEQWRRQVLSELRERDAQILRERMELVHHAQQRIKELEEWIEAQKRQIKELEEKFLFLFLFFSLAFILWS; encoded by the exons ATGTCCAAGAAGGGGCCAGGGAGCCGGTCCAAGGGAGAGCGGCCCGACGCCCTGGCAGCTCTGCAGGCCGCCAACGAAGAGTTAAGGGCCAAACTGACCGACATCCAAATCGAGCTGCAGCAGGAGAAGAGCAAG GTGAGCAAGCTGGAGCGCGAGAAGACGCAGGAGGTGCGTCACGAGCAGAACAAGTCGACGGTGGTGGTGACGGAGCTGCGGGCCAAGCTGCACGAGGAGAAGCTGCGCGAGCTGCATGGCGTGCGTGAGACGCTGCTGCGCCAGCACGAGCAGGAGCTGGTGCGCGTCATCAAGATCAAGGACGGTGAGATCCAGCGGCTCCAGGGCCTGGTGGCGGCGCTGCGCGACGGCCCCGCCGACAAGCTGCGCTCGGCGCTGGCGGGCGAGGTGCGCGAGGAGGTGCGACGCAGCTTCGAGGGCGAGCGCGGACGCCTGCAGCAGGAGATCCTGGAGCTGAAGGGCGCCAAGCGGCAGATGGAGGAGGCGCTGACCACCGCCGTGCAGGCCGACAAGACCAAGGCGGCCGAGATCCGCAGCGTCTACCACCTCCACCAGGAGGAGATCAACCGCATCAAGAGGGAGTGCGAGAAGGAGATCCGCCGCCTG ATGGAGGAGATAAAGGTAAAGGACAGAGCAGTGGCGGGGCTGGAGCGGGAGCTGGGCGTGCAGACGGGCGTGGCCCAGCGTCTGGCCCTGCTCAGAGAGGCCGAGCGTCCGGCTGCCGGGCCCCGGCCCGAGCCCCCTTACTCGAGTAGTGCAGGAGACTCCCTCGAGCCCTCGGCCAGCCCC CAGTTGGACGAGAAGGACGCCCGTCGCTTCCAGCTGAAGATCGCCGAGCTGAGTGCCATCATACGCAAGCTGGAAGACCGTAATGCCCTGCTGTCCGAGGAGCGCAACGAGCTG ctgAAGCGCCTGCGGGAAGCTGAGAGCCAGTTTATGCCTCTATTGGATAAGAACAAGCGACTGAGCCGTAAGAATGAGGAGCTGGCCCACGCCTTCAGACGGATGGAGAATAAGCTGCGCTTTGTCACACAGGAGAACATTGAGATG agggagaAGGCAGGGACCATCCGCAGGCCCAGCTCCCTCAATGACCTGGACCAGAgtcaggaggagagggagatcgAGTTCCTCCGGCTGCAGGTGCTGGAGCAGCAGAACATCATAGATGACCTGTCCAAG GCCCTGGAAACAGCAGGATACGTGAAAACTGTCATA GAGAGAGACATGCTGCTGAGGTACAGAAGACAAGATTCAGCTCGACGGAAGAAGTCCATCAAGCCCTGCAAG CAGCCAGTGATAGAGACGTTCTTCGGATATGATGAAGAGGCGTCTCTGGACTCGGACGGCTCATCCATCTCCTACCACACTGACCGCACGCCCTGCACACCAGACGATGACCTGGAGGAG gGCATgataagagaggagacagagctgAGGTTTCGTCAGTTGACTATGGAGTACCAGGCGCTGCAGCGGGCCTATGCCCTTCTCCAGGAGCAGGTCGGGGGCACCTTTGATGCTGAGAAGGAAGTCAag ACACGAGAACAAATGCAAACTGAACTCATCCGCTATCAAACCAGAGTCCAAGACCTTGAGTGTGTTTTAAGTCAGCAAGGCCAG GATATGAAATGGATTGAGGAGAAGCAGGCGCTGTATCAAAGAAATCAAGTCCTTGTCGAAAAG ATAAAGCAAATGGAATCAGAGGAGCATCGTTTGAAAAATGAGATTCAGGACATTAAAGACCAAAATGAACTTTTAGAGTTCCGTATTCTTGAACTTGAG gagagagagaggaggtctcCTGCCATAAACTTCCATAACATCTACTTCAGTGAGGGAGTGAGTCCACTGCAGGTCTACTGTGAGGCAGAGGGAGTCTCG GACATAGTCATTTCAGAGCTGATGAAAAAGCTGGATATTCTGGGGGATAACGCC ACCCTTTCCAATGAAGAGCAAGTGGTAGTCATTCATGCCAGGACTGTGCTCACTCTGGCAGAGAAG TGGCTAGAGCAAATTGAGGTGACCAAATCAGCTTTAACACAGAAAATGCTGGACATTGAGAGTGAGAAG GACCTCTTCAGCAAACAGAAAGGATATTTGGATGACGAGCTGGACTACAGAAAGCAGTCAGTGGACCAGGCCCATAAG CGGATCCTGGAGCTGGAGGCCATGCTGTTCGACGCGCTGCAGCAGGAGGCCGGGGCCAAGGTGTCGGAGCTGCTGTCGGAGGAGGAGCGCAACGCGCTGCAGCGGGCAGTGGAGCAGTGGAGGAGACAGGTGCTGAGCGAACTCCGCGAGAGGGATGCACAGATACTCCGAGAGAGGATGGAGCTGGTGCACCACGcacagcag AGAATTAAGGAGCTGGAGGAGTGGATAGAAGCACAGAAACGACAGATAAAGGAATTAGAAGAAAAG tttttatttttatttttgttcttCTCTTTAGCCTTCATTCTTTGGTCGTAG
- the jakmip3 gene encoding janus kinase and microtubule-interacting protein 3 isoform X14 has translation MSKKGPGSRSKGERPDALAALQAANEELRAKLTDIQIELQQEKSKVSKLEREKTQEVRHEQNKSTVVVTELRAKLHEEKLRELHGVRETLLRQHEQELVRVIKIKDGEIQRLQGLVAALRDGPADKLRSALAGEVREEVRRSFEGERGRLQQEILELKGAKRQMEEALTTAVQADKTKAAEIRSVYHLHQEEINRIKRECEKEIRRLGQQLDEKDARRFQLKIAELSAIIRKLEDRNALLSEERNELLKRLREAESQFMPLLDKNKRLSRKNEELAHAFRRMENKLRFVTQENIEMREKAGTIRRPSSLNDLDQSQEEREIEFLRLQVLEQQNIIDDLSKALETAGYVKTVIERDMLLRYRRQDSARRKKSIKPCKQPVIETFFGYDEEASLDSDGSSISYHTDRTPCTPDDDLEEGMIREETELRFRQLTMEYQALQRAYALLQEQVGGTFDAEKEVKTREQMQTELIRYQTRVQDLECVLSQQGQDMKWIEEKQALYQRNQVLVEKIKQMESEEHRLKNEIQDIKDQNELLEFRILELEERERRSPAINFHNIYFSEGVSPLQVYCEAEGVSDIVISELMKKLDILGDNAVSTLSNEEQVVVIHARTVLTLAEKWLEQIEVTKSALTQKMLDIESEKDLFSKQKGYLDDELDYRKQSVDQAHKRILELEAMLFDALQQEAGAKVSELLSEEERNALQRAVEQWRRQVLSELRERDAQILRERMELVHHAQQRIKELEEWIEAQKRQIKELEEKFLFLFLFFSLAFILWS, from the exons ATGTCCAAGAAGGGGCCAGGGAGCCGGTCCAAGGGAGAGCGGCCCGACGCCCTGGCAGCTCTGCAGGCCGCCAACGAAGAGTTAAGGGCCAAACTGACCGACATCCAAATCGAGCTGCAGCAGGAGAAGAGCAAG GTGAGCAAGCTGGAGCGCGAGAAGACGCAGGAGGTGCGTCACGAGCAGAACAAGTCGACGGTGGTGGTGACGGAGCTGCGGGCCAAGCTGCACGAGGAGAAGCTGCGCGAGCTGCATGGCGTGCGTGAGACGCTGCTGCGCCAGCACGAGCAGGAGCTGGTGCGCGTCATCAAGATCAAGGACGGTGAGATCCAGCGGCTCCAGGGCCTGGTGGCGGCGCTGCGCGACGGCCCCGCCGACAAGCTGCGCTCGGCGCTGGCGGGCGAGGTGCGCGAGGAGGTGCGACGCAGCTTCGAGGGCGAGCGCGGACGCCTGCAGCAGGAGATCCTGGAGCTGAAGGGCGCCAAGCGGCAGATGGAGGAGGCGCTGACCACCGCCGTGCAGGCCGACAAGACCAAGGCGGCCGAGATCCGCAGCGTCTACCACCTCCACCAGGAGGAGATCAACCGCATCAAGAGGGAGTGCGAGAAGGAGATCCGCCGCCTG GGACAGCAGTTGGACGAGAAGGACGCCCGTCGCTTCCAGCTGAAGATCGCCGAGCTGAGTGCCATCATACGCAAGCTGGAAGACCGTAATGCCCTGCTGTCCGAGGAGCGCAACGAGCTG ctgAAGCGCCTGCGGGAAGCTGAGAGCCAGTTTATGCCTCTATTGGATAAGAACAAGCGACTGAGCCGTAAGAATGAGGAGCTGGCCCACGCCTTCAGACGGATGGAGAATAAGCTGCGCTTTGTCACACAGGAGAACATTGAGATG agggagaAGGCAGGGACCATCCGCAGGCCCAGCTCCCTCAATGACCTGGACCAGAgtcaggaggagagggagatcgAGTTCCTCCGGCTGCAGGTGCTGGAGCAGCAGAACATCATAGATGACCTGTCCAAG GCCCTGGAAACAGCAGGATACGTGAAAACTGTCATA GAGAGAGACATGCTGCTGAGGTACAGAAGACAAGATTCAGCTCGACGGAAGAAGTCCATCAAGCCCTGCAAG CAGCCAGTGATAGAGACGTTCTTCGGATATGATGAAGAGGCGTCTCTGGACTCGGACGGCTCATCCATCTCCTACCACACTGACCGCACGCCCTGCACACCAGACGATGACCTGGAGGAG gGCATgataagagaggagacagagctgAGGTTTCGTCAGTTGACTATGGAGTACCAGGCGCTGCAGCGGGCCTATGCCCTTCTCCAGGAGCAGGTCGGGGGCACCTTTGATGCTGAGAAGGAAGTCAag ACACGAGAACAAATGCAAACTGAACTCATCCGCTATCAAACCAGAGTCCAAGACCTTGAGTGTGTTTTAAGTCAGCAAGGCCAG GATATGAAATGGATTGAGGAGAAGCAGGCGCTGTATCAAAGAAATCAAGTCCTTGTCGAAAAG ATAAAGCAAATGGAATCAGAGGAGCATCGTTTGAAAAATGAGATTCAGGACATTAAAGACCAAAATGAACTTTTAGAGTTCCGTATTCTTGAACTTGAG gagagagagaggaggtctcCTGCCATAAACTTCCATAACATCTACTTCAGTGAGGGAGTGAGTCCACTGCAGGTCTACTGTGAGGCAGAGGGAGTCTCG GACATAGTCATTTCAGAGCTGATGAAAAAGCTGGATATTCTGGGGGATAACGCCGTAAGT ACCCTTTCCAATGAAGAGCAAGTGGTAGTCATTCATGCCAGGACTGTGCTCACTCTGGCAGAGAAG TGGCTAGAGCAAATTGAGGTGACCAAATCAGCTTTAACACAGAAAATGCTGGACATTGAGAGTGAGAAG GACCTCTTCAGCAAACAGAAAGGATATTTGGATGACGAGCTGGACTACAGAAAGCAGTCAGTGGACCAGGCCCATAAG CGGATCCTGGAGCTGGAGGCCATGCTGTTCGACGCGCTGCAGCAGGAGGCCGGGGCCAAGGTGTCGGAGCTGCTGTCGGAGGAGGAGCGCAACGCGCTGCAGCGGGCAGTGGAGCAGTGGAGGAGACAGGTGCTGAGCGAACTCCGCGAGAGGGATGCACAGATACTCCGAGAGAGGATGGAGCTGGTGCACCACGcacagcag AGAATTAAGGAGCTGGAGGAGTGGATAGAAGCACAGAAACGACAGATAAAGGAATTAGAAGAAAAG tttttatttttatttttgttcttCTCTTTAGCCTTCATTCTTTGGTCGTAG
- the jakmip3 gene encoding janus kinase and microtubule-interacting protein 3 isoform X15, with protein sequence MSKKGPGSRSKGERPDALAALQAANEELRAKLTDIQIELQQEKSKVSKLEREKTQEVRHEQNKSTVVVTELRAKLHEEKLRELHGVRETLLRQHEQELVRVIKIKDGEIQRLQGLVAALRDGPADKLRSALAGEVREEVRRSFEGERGRLQQEILELKGAKRQMEEALTTAVQADKTKAAEIRSVYHLHQEEINRIKRECEKEIRRLGQQLDEKDARRFQLKIAELSAIIRKLEDRNALLSEERNELLKRLREAESQFMPLLDKNKRLSRKNEELAHAFRRMENKLRFVTQENIEMREKAGTIRRPSSLNDLDQSQEEREIEFLRLQVLEQQNIIDDLSKALETAGYVKTVIERDMLLRYRRQDSARRKKSIKPCKQPVIETFFGYDEEASLDSDGSSISYHTDRTPCTPDDDLEEGMIREETELRFRQLTMEYQALQRAYALLQEQVGGTFDAEKEVKTREQMQTELIRYQTRVQDLECVLSQQGQDMKWIEEKQALYQRNQVLVEKIKQMESEEHRLKNEIQDIKDQNELLEFRILELEERERRSPAINFHNIYFSEGVSPLQVYCEAEGVSDIVISELMKKLDILGDNATLSNEEQVVVIHARTVLTLAEKWLEQIEVTKSALTQKMLDIESEKDLFSKQKGYLDDELDYRKQSVDQAHKRILELEAMLFDALQQEAGAKVSELLSEEERNALQRAVEQWRRQVLSELRERDAQILRERMELVHHAQQRIKELEEWIEAQKRQIKELEEKFLFLFLFFSLAFILWS encoded by the exons ATGTCCAAGAAGGGGCCAGGGAGCCGGTCCAAGGGAGAGCGGCCCGACGCCCTGGCAGCTCTGCAGGCCGCCAACGAAGAGTTAAGGGCCAAACTGACCGACATCCAAATCGAGCTGCAGCAGGAGAAGAGCAAG GTGAGCAAGCTGGAGCGCGAGAAGACGCAGGAGGTGCGTCACGAGCAGAACAAGTCGACGGTGGTGGTGACGGAGCTGCGGGCCAAGCTGCACGAGGAGAAGCTGCGCGAGCTGCATGGCGTGCGTGAGACGCTGCTGCGCCAGCACGAGCAGGAGCTGGTGCGCGTCATCAAGATCAAGGACGGTGAGATCCAGCGGCTCCAGGGCCTGGTGGCGGCGCTGCGCGACGGCCCCGCCGACAAGCTGCGCTCGGCGCTGGCGGGCGAGGTGCGCGAGGAGGTGCGACGCAGCTTCGAGGGCGAGCGCGGACGCCTGCAGCAGGAGATCCTGGAGCTGAAGGGCGCCAAGCGGCAGATGGAGGAGGCGCTGACCACCGCCGTGCAGGCCGACAAGACCAAGGCGGCCGAGATCCGCAGCGTCTACCACCTCCACCAGGAGGAGATCAACCGCATCAAGAGGGAGTGCGAGAAGGAGATCCGCCGCCTG GGACAGCAGTTGGACGAGAAGGACGCCCGTCGCTTCCAGCTGAAGATCGCCGAGCTGAGTGCCATCATACGCAAGCTGGAAGACCGTAATGCCCTGCTGTCCGAGGAGCGCAACGAGCTG ctgAAGCGCCTGCGGGAAGCTGAGAGCCAGTTTATGCCTCTATTGGATAAGAACAAGCGACTGAGCCGTAAGAATGAGGAGCTGGCCCACGCCTTCAGACGGATGGAGAATAAGCTGCGCTTTGTCACACAGGAGAACATTGAGATG agggagaAGGCAGGGACCATCCGCAGGCCCAGCTCCCTCAATGACCTGGACCAGAgtcaggaggagagggagatcgAGTTCCTCCGGCTGCAGGTGCTGGAGCAGCAGAACATCATAGATGACCTGTCCAAG GCCCTGGAAACAGCAGGATACGTGAAAACTGTCATA GAGAGAGACATGCTGCTGAGGTACAGAAGACAAGATTCAGCTCGACGGAAGAAGTCCATCAAGCCCTGCAAG CAGCCAGTGATAGAGACGTTCTTCGGATATGATGAAGAGGCGTCTCTGGACTCGGACGGCTCATCCATCTCCTACCACACTGACCGCACGCCCTGCACACCAGACGATGACCTGGAGGAG gGCATgataagagaggagacagagctgAGGTTTCGTCAGTTGACTATGGAGTACCAGGCGCTGCAGCGGGCCTATGCCCTTCTCCAGGAGCAGGTCGGGGGCACCTTTGATGCTGAGAAGGAAGTCAag ACACGAGAACAAATGCAAACTGAACTCATCCGCTATCAAACCAGAGTCCAAGACCTTGAGTGTGTTTTAAGTCAGCAAGGCCAG GATATGAAATGGATTGAGGAGAAGCAGGCGCTGTATCAAAGAAATCAAGTCCTTGTCGAAAAG ATAAAGCAAATGGAATCAGAGGAGCATCGTTTGAAAAATGAGATTCAGGACATTAAAGACCAAAATGAACTTTTAGAGTTCCGTATTCTTGAACTTGAG gagagagagaggaggtctcCTGCCATAAACTTCCATAACATCTACTTCAGTGAGGGAGTGAGTCCACTGCAGGTCTACTGTGAGGCAGAGGGAGTCTCG GACATAGTCATTTCAGAGCTGATGAAAAAGCTGGATATTCTGGGGGATAACGCC ACCCTTTCCAATGAAGAGCAAGTGGTAGTCATTCATGCCAGGACTGTGCTCACTCTGGCAGAGAAG TGGCTAGAGCAAATTGAGGTGACCAAATCAGCTTTAACACAGAAAATGCTGGACATTGAGAGTGAGAAG GACCTCTTCAGCAAACAGAAAGGATATTTGGATGACGAGCTGGACTACAGAAAGCAGTCAGTGGACCAGGCCCATAAG CGGATCCTGGAGCTGGAGGCCATGCTGTTCGACGCGCTGCAGCAGGAGGCCGGGGCCAAGGTGTCGGAGCTGCTGTCGGAGGAGGAGCGCAACGCGCTGCAGCGGGCAGTGGAGCAGTGGAGGAGACAGGTGCTGAGCGAACTCCGCGAGAGGGATGCACAGATACTCCGAGAGAGGATGGAGCTGGTGCACCACGcacagcag AGAATTAAGGAGCTGGAGGAGTGGATAGAAGCACAGAAACGACAGATAAAGGAATTAGAAGAAAAG tttttatttttatttttgttcttCTCTTTAGCCTTCATTCTTTGGTCGTAG
- the jakmip3 gene encoding janus kinase and microtubule-interacting protein 3 isoform X6 translates to MSKKGPGSRSKGERPDALAALQAANEELRAKLTDIQIELQQEKSKVSKLEREKTQEVRHEQNKSTVVVTELRAKLHEEKLRELHGVRETLLRQHEQELVRVIKIKDGEIQRLQGLVAALRDGPADKLRSALAGEVREEVRRSFEGERGRLQQEILELKGAKRQMEEALTTAVQADKTKAAEIRSVYHLHQEEINRIKRECEKEIRRLMEEIKVKDRAVAGLERELGVQTGVAQRLALLREAERPAAGPRPEPPYSSSAGDSLEPSASPGQQLDEKDARRFQLKIAELSAIIRKLEDRNALLSEERNELLKRLREAESQFMPLLDKNKRLSRKNEELAHAFRRMENKLRFVTQENIEMREKAGTIRRPSSLNDLDQSQEEREIEFLRLQVLEQQNIIDDLSKALETAGYVKTVIERDMLLRYRRQDSARRKKSIKPCKQPVIETFFGYDEEASLDSDGSSISYHTDRTPCTPDDDLEEGMIREETELRFRQLTMEYQALQRAYALLQEQVGGTFDAEKEVKTREQMQTELIRYQTRVQDLECVLSQQGQDMKWIEEKQALYQRNQVLVEKIKQMESEEHRLKNEIQDIKDQNELLEFRILELEERERRSPAINFHNIYFSEGVSPLQVYCEAEGVSDIVISELMKKLDILGDNAVSTLSNEEQVVVIHARTVLTLAEKWLEQIEVTKSALTQKMLDIESEKDLFSKQKGYLDDELDYRKQSVDQAHKRILELEAMLFDALQQEAGAKVSELLSEEERNALQRAVEQWRRQVLSELRERDAQILRERMELVHHAQQRIKELEEWIEAQKRQIKELEEKVSRQLCLLDVSDGRTTAESFTLMWSMMLYVVGLRPKQTLRT, encoded by the exons ATGTCCAAGAAGGGGCCAGGGAGCCGGTCCAAGGGAGAGCGGCCCGACGCCCTGGCAGCTCTGCAGGCCGCCAACGAAGAGTTAAGGGCCAAACTGACCGACATCCAAATCGAGCTGCAGCAGGAGAAGAGCAAG GTGAGCAAGCTGGAGCGCGAGAAGACGCAGGAGGTGCGTCACGAGCAGAACAAGTCGACGGTGGTGGTGACGGAGCTGCGGGCCAAGCTGCACGAGGAGAAGCTGCGCGAGCTGCATGGCGTGCGTGAGACGCTGCTGCGCCAGCACGAGCAGGAGCTGGTGCGCGTCATCAAGATCAAGGACGGTGAGATCCAGCGGCTCCAGGGCCTGGTGGCGGCGCTGCGCGACGGCCCCGCCGACAAGCTGCGCTCGGCGCTGGCGGGCGAGGTGCGCGAGGAGGTGCGACGCAGCTTCGAGGGCGAGCGCGGACGCCTGCAGCAGGAGATCCTGGAGCTGAAGGGCGCCAAGCGGCAGATGGAGGAGGCGCTGACCACCGCCGTGCAGGCCGACAAGACCAAGGCGGCCGAGATCCGCAGCGTCTACCACCTCCACCAGGAGGAGATCAACCGCATCAAGAGGGAGTGCGAGAAGGAGATCCGCCGCCTG ATGGAGGAGATAAAGGTAAAGGACAGAGCAGTGGCGGGGCTGGAGCGGGAGCTGGGCGTGCAGACGGGCGTGGCCCAGCGTCTGGCCCTGCTCAGAGAGGCCGAGCGTCCGGCTGCCGGGCCCCGGCCCGAGCCCCCTTACTCGAGTAGTGCAGGAGACTCCCTCGAGCCCTCGGCCAGCCCC GGACAGCAGTTGGACGAGAAGGACGCCCGTCGCTTCCAGCTGAAGATCGCCGAGCTGAGTGCCATCATACGCAAGCTGGAAGACCGTAATGCCCTGCTGTCCGAGGAGCGCAACGAGCTG ctgAAGCGCCTGCGGGAAGCTGAGAGCCAGTTTATGCCTCTATTGGATAAGAACAAGCGACTGAGCCGTAAGAATGAGGAGCTGGCCCACGCCTTCAGACGGATGGAGAATAAGCTGCGCTTTGTCACACAGGAGAACATTGAGATG agggagaAGGCAGGGACCATCCGCAGGCCCAGCTCCCTCAATGACCTGGACCAGAgtcaggaggagagggagatcgAGTTCCTCCGGCTGCAGGTGCTGGAGCAGCAGAACATCATAGATGACCTGTCCAAG GCCCTGGAAACAGCAGGATACGTGAAAACTGTCATA GAGAGAGACATGCTGCTGAGGTACAGAAGACAAGATTCAGCTCGACGGAAGAAGTCCATCAAGCCCTGCAAG CAGCCAGTGATAGAGACGTTCTTCGGATATGATGAAGAGGCGTCTCTGGACTCGGACGGCTCATCCATCTCCTACCACACTGACCGCACGCCCTGCACACCAGACGATGACCTGGAGGAG gGCATgataagagaggagacagagctgAGGTTTCGTCAGTTGACTATGGAGTACCAGGCGCTGCAGCGGGCCTATGCCCTTCTCCAGGAGCAGGTCGGGGGCACCTTTGATGCTGAGAAGGAAGTCAag ACACGAGAACAAATGCAAACTGAACTCATCCGCTATCAAACCAGAGTCCAAGACCTTGAGTGTGTTTTAAGTCAGCAAGGCCAG GATATGAAATGGATTGAGGAGAAGCAGGCGCTGTATCAAAGAAATCAAGTCCTTGTCGAAAAG ATAAAGCAAATGGAATCAGAGGAGCATCGTTTGAAAAATGAGATTCAGGACATTAAAGACCAAAATGAACTTTTAGAGTTCCGTATTCTTGAACTTGAG gagagagagaggaggtctcCTGCCATAAACTTCCATAACATCTACTTCAGTGAGGGAGTGAGTCCACTGCAGGTCTACTGTGAGGCAGAGGGAGTCTCG GACATAGTCATTTCAGAGCTGATGAAAAAGCTGGATATTCTGGGGGATAACGCCGTAAGT ACCCTTTCCAATGAAGAGCAAGTGGTAGTCATTCATGCCAGGACTGTGCTCACTCTGGCAGAGAAG TGGCTAGAGCAAATTGAGGTGACCAAATCAGCTTTAACACAGAAAATGCTGGACATTGAGAGTGAGAAG GACCTCTTCAGCAAACAGAAAGGATATTTGGATGACGAGCTGGACTACAGAAAGCAGTCAGTGGACCAGGCCCATAAG CGGATCCTGGAGCTGGAGGCCATGCTGTTCGACGCGCTGCAGCAGGAGGCCGGGGCCAAGGTGTCGGAGCTGCTGTCGGAGGAGGAGCGCAACGCGCTGCAGCGGGCAGTGGAGCAGTGGAGGAGACAGGTGCTGAGCGAACTCCGCGAGAGGGATGCACAGATACTCCGAGAGAGGATGGAGCTGGTGCACCACGcacagcag AGAATTAAGGAGCTGGAGGAGTGGATAGAAGCACAGAAACGACAGATAAAGGAATTAGAAGAAAAG GTCTCCAGACAGCTTTGTCTGTTGGATGTGTCTGATGGAAGGACCACAGCTGAGAGCTTCACCCTGATGTGGAGTATGATGTTGTATGTTGTTGGACTAAGACCCAAACAGACACTGAGGACATGA